AGAGAAATTAAATATCCATCTAAAATAAAATTTTATTTTTTCAGTAGCAAAAAATCAACTGCATATAAAAAATATAAACAAATTGCAACAACAAAAGATATTTTGAACCAAAAATCGCAATATTCCTGAATAAAACTGTTTTAATACCGAATTAATAAATAAACACCCAACAATGACCGGATAATTCTGACAAATCCTATAACCAAATATTATTTCAAAACAATAGTTTAAAATTCAATGAAAAAAAGATAATGTGAATTAATCTTCTAATAAGATTATATTATTAGGATCTACTTTTAAATACTTAGGAATTTCAAATTCATGATCATGAATCTGTTTATCACATTTCCACCACAGACCATTAGTTAAAATTATTTCCCATTCAAAAGGCATTTCTAATTTTTTCGCATTTTTGGTATCAAACACATTAACATCATCTTTCTCAGCAGGAGAAAAATCATGTGCCCTTATTCCAATATGAGTAATATTAGGTGAAATCTTTTCAGATACTTCAAATACCACTCCCCAATCTAAAGTTTCGAGATGATACTCATCAATAACTTCAATTTTAGAAATATTTTTACAGCCGGTTAGTCTAGCAACCTGAACTTTTCCCGGATTTTCAAATAATTCATGAGTATCTCCTTTCGCTATAATTTTGCCTTTATCCAATATTAAAAGTTCATCACAAAACTGGAACACCTCATCACGATCATGAGTAACCAGAATAGAAAATCCATCAAAGTCCCTTAGTAAATTAACAAGTTCAATACGTAATTGTTCCTTTAAGAAAGTATCCATAGCACTGAATGGTTCATCAAGCAATATAACATCAGGATTATAAGCCAATATGCGAGCTAAAGCTACTCTTTGCTGTTGACCTCCGGACAATTGTCGAGGATATCTTTTTTCTAATCCTTCTAAATGAAAACGCTTAATCATTTCAGATACAATGTTGATATCATCATCCTTAGATAAACCGGCAGCCACGTTTTCTTCAACAGTCATATTTGGAAATAAAGCATAATTCTGAAAGAGATAACCTACATTTCTTTTTTGAGGTTTTAAATTAATTTTTTTATTAGAATCAAAATAAACAGTTTCTTCATTGGAATCTAAACTTACAACACCATTATCCGGATTAAAGATGCCTGCAATAAATTTAAGTGTCATACTTTTACCACAACCAGAAGGACCTAGAATACCTAAACACCCCTGTTTCAATTCAAAATCAACATCCAAATCAAATTCTTTAAGTTTTTTTTGAATATTCACTTTTAATTTATTGCCCATAATCCTTCACCAGTAATACTCTAAAATATATTTTTAATTGTCTCTAATTAATAAATTACTTCCATCGTTTTTCCTTACGTATAGAAATAAAATCCATAATAAAAATAGCTATAAATGATATAATAACAATGAATATTACGTAATTAAAAGCATCTCCCATATTACCTGCAGCTACTTCAGAATAAACTGCCATAGGTAGAGTTCTAGTTTGTCCAGCAATATTACCTGCAAGCATAGCTGTAGCACCGAATTCACCTAA
This region of Methanobrevibacter sp. V74 genomic DNA includes:
- a CDS encoding ATP-binding cassette domain-containing protein, with amino-acid sequence MGNKLKVNIQKKLKEFDLDVDFELKQGCLGILGPSGCGKSMTLKFIAGIFNPDNGVVSLDSNEETVYFDSNKKINLKPQKRNVGYLFQNYALFPNMTVEENVAAGLSKDDDINIVSEMIKRFHLEGLEKRYPRQLSGGQQQRVALARILAYNPDVILLDEPFSAMDTFLKEQLRIELVNLLRDFDGFSILVTHDRDEVFQFCDELLILDKGKIIAKGDTHELFENPGKVQVARLTGCKNISKIEVIDEYHLETLDWGVVFEVSEKISPNITHIGIRAHDFSPAEKDDVNVFDTKNAKKLEMPFEWEIILTNGLWWKCDKQIHDHEFEIPKYLKVDPNNIILLED